From Hippoglossus stenolepis isolate QCI-W04-F060 chromosome 19, HSTE1.2, whole genome shotgun sequence, the proteins below share one genomic window:
- the LOC118098927 gene encoding serine/threonine-protein kinase H1-like yields MGCGNSKVPLEASKKGYVGVVQSLVAFSKAHNDSDEPKKCLEKRRGPWFSTGVKNHEPPSSSQQLILRDGRQQDKAAKYKDKFDPRVTARYDIKALIGRGSFSRVVRVEHRATRQPFAIKMMEVEAPEGREVCASELAVLQRVSHANVIQLIEVFQFPQRVYMVLELATGGELLDRVVSRGHFTERDATQALRMALAGVGYLHNLGITHRDLKPENLLYYHPGAESRLLVTDFGLATFGGTGPERSDHNTSDEGDRTSVGRSWSLRTTCGTPEYLAPEVLLRRPYSCAVDMWALGVIAYIVLSGSMPFEDDSRTRLYRSILRGKYSFHGDPWPSVSNLAKDFIQRLLALDAATRLTADQATRHSWVVTMAAGSSTRNLHRSISQNLRQRASRSSSRCPSSTASSCDAGSAEPGKANVSGK; encoded by the exons ATGGGCTGTGGGAACAGCAAGGTGCCACTTGAGGCGTCCAAGAAGGGCTACGTCGGTGTGGTGCAGTCGCTCGTGGCCTTCAGCAAAGCGCACAATGACAGCGATGAGCCAAAGAAATGTTTGGAGAAACGAAGAGGGCCCTGGTTTTCCACCGGGGTCAAGAATCATGAGCCGCCGTCAAGCAGCCAGCAGCTGATACTCAGGGATGGACGACAACAGGACAAAGCTGCCAAGTATAAGGACAAGTTTGATCCACGCGTCACAGCAag ATACGACATCAAAGCTCTGATCGGTCGTGGAAGCTTCAGCCGCGTCGTGCGAGTGGAGCACAGGGCGACTCGCCAGCCGTTTGCCATAAAAATGATGGAGGTGGAGGCCCCGGAGGGTCGCGAGGTGTGCGCCTCGGAGCTGGCGGTGCTGCAGCGGGTGAGCCACGCTAATGTGATCCAGCTGATCGAGGTGTTTCAGTTTCCGCAGCGGGTCTACATGGTGCTGGAGCTGGCGACCGGCGGGGAGCTGTTGGACCGCGTCGTCAGCAGGGGCCACTTCACCGAGCGGGACGCCACCCAGGCCCTGCGGATGGCGCTGGCCGGGGTGGGATACCTCCACAATCTGGGCATCACCCACAGAGACCTGAAGCCTGAGAATCTTCTGTACTACCACCCCGGAGCCGAGTCCCGGCTGCTGGTCACTGACTTTGGACTGGCTACTTTTGGCGGCACAGGGCCAGAGCGTTCTGACCACAACACAAGCGACGAGGGAGATCGGACCAGCGTCGGGCGCTCATGGTCCCTGAGGACCACTTGTGGGACACCGGAGTACTTGGCCCCTGAGGTGTTGTTGAGGAGACCCTATTCGTGTGCAGTGGACATGTGGGCCCTGGGGGTGATCGCCTACATCGTGCTGAGTGGATCGATGCCGTTTGAGGACGACAGCCGCACACGACTCTATAGATCCATACTGAGGGGAAAGTACAGCTTCCACGGAGAT CCTTGGCCCTCAGTGTCCAACCTGGCAAAGGACTTCATCCAGCGCCTGCTGGCGTTGGACGCGGCCACCCGCCTGACCGCTGACCAAGCCACCCGTCACTCCTGGGTGGTCACCATGGCAGCCGGCTCCTCCACAAGGAACCTCCATCGATCCATTTCCCAGAACCTCCGGCAGCGAGCTTCACGCAGCTCCTCCCGGTGCCCGAGCAGCACCGCGAGCTCCTGCGACGCCGGCAGCGCGGAGCCGGGGAAAGCTAATGTGTCTGGAAAGTAA